From the Solanum lycopersicum chromosome 10, SLM_r2.1 genome, one window contains:
- the LOC138339157 gene encoding uncharacterized protein: MHLDGYSLDLFSWINSERTLFYWEELVKALQEYYGPAEIKNPDEHLCNIQQTSSVQEYRQKFAKIHKPRTQDKINMSSAPSLGHGKGQHINRPPLFNGQYYSWWKARMEDFIQAEDYELWVRITKGPLIPTITDSEGNKVPKPADTYNDADYKMLGKNAKAKCILVCGLGPDEFNRISSCTSAKQIWDTLQNAHEGTTQVRKFRIASLCSEYEAFKMKSGESLQDMITRFTTVVNELISLGKVYTTDEQADKVLRILPRSWEIKVTAIREAKDLTIMSLDELVENLKTYEMNVDKRGEGNKEKVLGLKATESDESDIDDDDLALISRNFKKLFKRGLNSTEKSPPLKEKTSERSQNGGCFKCGKTDHQIKDCPMWELEWKKEKAEKERKELLNKKNKKKEQAMYAAWGTGSSDMYEDVEKLALMAIEESDAEPESDSEETEVNFLNLKDKLAKFLKEKLSLLLLTSIDTIQELVNTKSQLLASLSSLKFEHINLNKNKIDLQDKIKQLETQNLELRTKNSKLKVLGKGKDGELPDQKLEVDKLKNTLKLEKENCKRINLELTRVRSDLERANKWTKSSMIVTHLGNNNRNIKTGIGYEQPINGNPTFCIVCGNSGHSKQYCPKYKIATEEDNPTRTYRTVQRNRYIPRKNSLPNWEEVRESKQQWYMDSACSRHMTGNKTLFLSLEEGKGGMVAFGGGKKGQIKGCGKIGRTDEHSIDKVYYVEGLRHNLLSISQLCDKDNKVIFRSTGVEVINLNTQKLVLTGKRDKHVYTVDTSTISDTNLVCLSVLEKDPLLWHKRLGHASQVQVNKLITKDLVIGLPKTNSKRIRTPQQNGVVERKNRTLQEMARTMMIASKIANQFWAEAINTACYTINHCMTRPLLEKTPYELLKGRKPNISHLRAFGCKCFIHNNGKNLLGKFDARSDNGIFLGYSTHSKAYRVLNKRTMCVEESVHVIFDESSTMSNEDVLFSNTSAKEHAVSEQEQVQETGSSDTTNREETETQVNSDERVDTDENQSDVNEEQERSTPILKEYKYQGSHPLENLLTDLSSGITTRSRMKNHYAHSAFLSMVEPNKISEALQDADWIIAMEEELHQFERSKV; the protein is encoded by the exons ATGCATTTGGACGGGTATTCTCTTGATCTCTTCTCTTGGATAAATTCTGAGCGAACTTTGTTTTATTGGGAAGAACTTGTTAAAGCATTGCAGGAATATTATGGTCCTGCAGAGATTAAAAATCCCGACGAGCACCTTTGTAACATTCAACAAACAAGTTCTGTACAGGAGTATCGTCAAAAATTTGCAAA GATTCACAAACCTAGAACTCAAGATAAGATCAACATGAGTTCTGCACCTTCACTCGGACATGGTAAGGGTCAACACATCAACAGACCTCCACTATTCAATGGACAATACTACTCATGGTGGAAGGCAAGGATGGAAGACTTCATTCAAGCTGAAGACTACGAATTATGGGTAAGAATTACTAAGGGACCACTAATTCCTACCATCACTGATAGTGAAGGAAATAAAGTACCTAAACCGGCAGATACATATAATGATGCAGATTATAAGATGCTAGGAAAAAATGCAAAAGCTAAGTGTATTCTTGTGTGTGGATTAGGACCTGATGAATTTAACCGTATCTCAAGTTGTACCTCTGCTAAACAAATATGGGATACCTTACAAAATGCTCATGAAGGTACAACTCAAGTCCGAAAATTCAGGATTGCTAGTTTGTGTTCAGAATATGAAGCCTTTAAGATGAAATCCGGAGAATCTCTTCAAGATATGATCACCAGATTCACCACTGTGGTAAACGAACTAATCTCATTAGGCAAAGTGTATACCACTGACGAACAGGCTGACAAAGTACTTAGGATTTTGCCTAGGTCTTGGGAAATCAAAGTCACTGCCATTAGAGAAGCTAAGGATCTAACTATTATGTCTTTGGATGAATTAGTTGAAAATCTCAAGACCTATGAGATGAATGTAGACAAAAGAGGTGAAGGGAATAAAGAAAAAGTTCTTGGTCTTAAAGCAACTGAAAGTGATGAATCAGACATAGATGACGATGATCTAGCTTTGATAAGTAGGAACTTCAAGAAACTCTTTAAAAGGGGATTAAACTCTACCGAaaaatcaccacccttgaaaGAAAAAACTTCTGAACGATCACAAAATGGAGGTTGTTTTAAGTGTGGTAAGACAGATCATCAAATAAAGGACTGCCCAATGTGGGAATTAGaatggaaaaaggaaaaagctgaaaaagaaaggaaggaactcctcaacaaaaagaacaaaaaaaaggaacaagCAATGTATGCAGCCTGGGGAACAGGTTCCTCGGACATGTATGAAGATGTTGAAAAGCTTGCCTTGATGGCGATAGAAGAATCAGACGCTGAACCTGAATCAGATTCTGAAGAAACTGAGGTAAACTTTCTCAATCTAAAAGATAAGCTAGCAAAGTTCTTAAAGGAAAAGCTTTCACTCCTATTGCTTACATCCATAGACACAATTCAAGAACTTGTGAATACCAAGAGCCAACTACTTGCTTCCCTATCTAGCTTAAAGTTTGAGCATATTAATCTCAATAAGAACAAAATCGACCTACAAGATAAAATCAAGCAACTTGAAACCCAAAATCTGGAACTAAGAACTAAGAATTCGAAATTAAAAGTTCTTGGAAAAGGAAAAGATGGTGAGCTGCCTGACCAAAAGCTTGAGGTTGACAAACTCAAAAACACTTTAAAGCTAGAAAAAGAAAACTGTAAAAGGATAAATCTTGAATTGACTAGAGTAAGAAGTGATCTGGAAAGAGCAAACAAATGGACAAAATCCTCTATGATAGTAACTCATCTAGGGAACAACAATAGGAACATCAAAACCGGAATAGGATATGAACAGCCCATAAATGGAAATCCTACATTTTGTATTGTTTGTGGCAACTCTGGTCATTCTAAACAATATTGTCCCAAATATAAAATTGCTACTGAAGAAGACAACCCAACAAGAACCTATAGAACTGTTCAGAGGAACAGGTACATACCCAGAAAAAACAGTCTGCCCAACTGG GAAGAAGTGAGAGAAAGCAAGCAGCAGTGGTACATGGACAGTGCTTGCTCAAGACACATGACAGGGAATAAGACATTGTTTCTCTCActagaagaaggaaaaggcGGTATGGTTGCTTTTGGTGGTGGAAAAAAGGGTCAAATCAAAGGTTGTGGGAAGATTGGAAGAACTGATGAACATTCAATTGATAAAGTATACTATGTGGAAGGACTTAGACACAATTTACTCAGCATATCTCAGTTGTGTGATAAAGATAACAAGGTAATCTTTCGATCCACTGGTGTTGAAGTAATCAATCTAAACACACAAAAATTAGTGTTAACGGGAAAAAGAGATAAACATGTCTACACTGTAGACACCTCAACTATCTCTGACACAAATCTAGTGTGTTTAAGCGTGTTGGAAAAAGATCCCTTGTTATGGCATAAACGGTTGGGTCATGCTAGCCAAGTTCAAGTAAACAAACTTATTACCAAGGATTTAGTTATAGGACTGCCTAAAACAAATTCAAAGAGGATAAG AACACCTCAGCAAAACGGTGTGGTggagagaaagaacagaacTCTTCAAGAAATGGCTAGAACTATGATGATCGCAAGCAAAATTGCAAACCAATTCTGGGCAGAAGCAATAAACACTGCTTGCTACACCATAAATCATTGCATGACCAGACCCTTGTTAGAAAAAACTCCATATGAATTATTGAAAGGGAGAAAGCCCAACATCTCTCATCTTAGAGCGTTTGGATGCAAGTGCTTCATTCATAACAATGGAAAAAACCTGCTTGGAAAATTTGATGCTAGAAGTGACAATGGAATTTTTCTTGGATATTCTACACATAGTAAAGCCTATAGGGTACTCAACAAAAGAACTATGTGTGTCGAAGAGAGTGTTCATGTTATTTTTGATGAAAGCAGCACTATGTCAAATGAAGATGTGTTGTTCAGTAACACATCAGCTAAAGAACATGCTGTCTCTGAACAGGAACAGGTCCAAGAAACTGGTTCCTCTGACACAACAAACAGAGAAGAAACTGAAACTCAAGTGAATTCTGATGAAAGAGTTGATACAGATGAAAATCAATCAGATGTtaatgaagaacaagaaagatCAACTCCTATCCTAAAAGAGTACAAATACCAAGGATCACACCCATTGGAAAACCTGCTCACTGATCTTTCTTCAGGAATTACCACTCGATCAAGAATGAAGAATCACTACGCGCATAGTGCATTCCTATCCATGGTAGAACCAAACAAAATAAGTGAAGCTCTTCAAGATGCAGATTGGATTATAGCCATGGAAGAAGAATTACATCAATTTGAAAGAAGTAAAGTATGA